Part of the Prochlorococcus sp. MIT 0603 genome is shown below.
GCGTGGATAGGGGGAGGCTTGCTTGTCTTCTTCTTATTTGTGTTTGTTTATGTAATTCAAGTAAAAATTAAAGATTGGAATCAAGAAAAAATATCCCCATTACCATTAGAAGGCTTTTTATCAATAACAAGTTACATAGCTTCATTGTCTGGACTGACAATTATGTTTACGGGTGTTCTGGAAACTTATACATTCTCTCCTTTAAATTCCTTAATAGCATCGCTAATTTTAGCTTTTACAACAGGTTGGCCAATGTGGGGTGTAGTGAAAGGCCTCTTAAAAGATGTTCAGTCAGGAGAATTAAAAGAAATTGTTCCTGGTAAATTCTAAACTAATAAACATAGTCAAATTTTAATTTATTTACTTCTAACTATTAATTAATCCCTTACGCTCTATTCTTTAAATCTCAATAATAAGCTAGAAAAGGAGCCTTTAAATTTAGGCTGGTTTGCTTACAGATTTTTTGGAGAACATATTTTCAAAATAAAGACGATTAATTGACCTAGATTCAACTCCATTTTGTACAAGGAAACCAGCTAGAGCAGCTTGAATCAATCTGTATTGATCCCAATTAGGGTGAGCCTCTATAAACTTTTGCATGGCCTCATTTATAGGCTCAGGAAGCTCAGTTAAAAAACTCACTAGGGAATCAGCATCGCA
Proteins encoded:
- a CDS encoding DUF2811 domain-containing protein encodes the protein MTIKEVKNTESTKDLNSCDADSLVSFLTELPEPINEAMQKFIEAHPNWDQYRLIQAALAGFLVQNGVESRSINRLYFENMFSKKSVSKPA